Proteins encoded within one genomic window of Cytophagales bacterium:
- a CDS encoding ABC transporter ATP-binding protein → MAFLEIKNVSKSYGSGSEKTEVLKNINLSVEEGEFICIIGFSGMGKTTLINLIEGLIFPDEGEVLLEGKPITGPGPDRSIVFQNYSLLPWLNVKENVGMAIKEVFPKWTRKKVQEHTEDYVEKVNLTPALEKRPAELSGGMRQRVSVARALSLAPTVMLLDEPLSALDALTRSNLQDEITQIWGEDKKTVVMITNSVDEGLILADRIIPLTIGPGATLGPEFKVSIPRPRDKNSLDQNLEYKKLRTEITKYMIEMNEEMKSKSNAGAYALPDLKPKSLKPKKVA, encoded by the coding sequence ATGGCATTCCTGGAAATAAAAAACGTCAGTAAGTCTTACGGCTCAGGTAGCGAAAAGACAGAAGTACTGAAAAATATTAATCTATCCGTCGAAGAAGGGGAATTCATCTGCATCATCGGGTTTTCCGGCATGGGAAAAACCACGCTCATCAATTTGATTGAAGGCTTGATCTTTCCAGATGAAGGTGAAGTGCTATTGGAAGGGAAACCCATCACGGGCCCAGGCCCCGATCGCAGCATTGTTTTCCAAAACTACTCGCTGCTTCCCTGGCTGAATGTGAAGGAAAATGTGGGCATGGCTATCAAGGAGGTATTTCCCAAATGGACCAGGAAAAAGGTACAAGAGCACACGGAAGATTATGTAGAGAAAGTGAACCTGACTCCTGCGCTTGAGAAAAGGCCTGCAGAATTATCAGGGGGTATGCGGCAACGAGTATCTGTGGCTCGGGCACTTTCACTGGCACCAACTGTCATGTTACTGGATGAGCCATTAAGTGCCCTGGATGCTTTAACCAGAAGCAATCTTCAGGACGAGATCACCCAAATCTGGGGTGAAGACAAAAAAACCGTGGTAATGATCACCAACAGCGTGGATGAAGGGCTGATTTTGGCAGACCGGATCATTCCATTGACGATTGGGCCTGGGGCTACTTTGGGACCGGAGTTCAAAGTGAGCATCCCACGACCAAGGGATAAAAATTCACTCGATCAGAACCTTGAATATAAGAAACTGAGGACAGAAATCACGAAATACATGATCGAAATGAATGAGGAAATGAAGAGCAAATCCAATGCTGGAGCTTATGCCCTTCCTGACCTCAAGCCTAAATCCTTGAAACCTAAAAAAGTCGCTTAA
- a CDS encoding ABC transporter permease subunit — translation MLNILKTTGLSVAAIAAFLLIWTASSQALYNKAVDTTIEKIRTTQSEEAALETRKRIESGDPSSQPNSLPSPIFVWKTAQLLVKDAAQVNHDKRAFRKKMAKTNAKLEAQGKKPIVYTGRPSFLDQIFTSLENILWGVLLAMSISIPIGILTGLSKNFKIATNWFVQIFKPISPVVWFLLVQMIVNTIMTDPDANNAFVITFISVGLCAMWATLVNTSVGVSSVDENYLNVAKVLRLSVGKKIMKVVLPAAVPLIFTGLRITVSVSWMVLIAVEWLSQSPGLGGFVREEFQNGSSSSNAKIMVAMFVIGIIGFLLDKLMATIQGMVSFEDRQKASPMMIVRNLFVKNKQAA, via the coding sequence ATGCTAAATATTTTAAAAACTACAGGGCTTAGTGTAGCTGCCATAGCTGCATTTCTACTGATCTGGACAGCAAGTTCACAGGCACTTTACAATAAAGCGGTCGATACGACGATTGAAAAGATCAGAACCACCCAATCTGAAGAAGCCGCACTCGAAACCCGAAAGCGCATTGAATCTGGAGATCCCAGCAGCCAGCCTAACAGCTTGCCCTCTCCGATATTTGTTTGGAAGACTGCTCAGCTCTTGGTAAAAGACGCAGCTCAGGTGAATCATGACAAAAGGGCCTTTCGAAAGAAAATGGCCAAAACCAATGCCAAACTAGAAGCTCAGGGCAAAAAACCTATCGTCTACACAGGCCGTCCCTCCTTCCTCGACCAGATATTTACCAGCTTAGAAAACATCCTCTGGGGTGTACTACTGGCCATGAGCATTTCGATCCCAATCGGAATCCTGACTGGTCTTAGCAAAAACTTTAAAATCGCCACGAACTGGTTCGTACAGATATTCAAGCCGATCTCACCGGTAGTTTGGTTCCTGCTCGTACAGATGATCGTCAACACGATCATGACTGATCCGGATGCCAACAATGCCTTTGTGATCACATTCATCAGTGTTGGACTCTGCGCCATGTGGGCAACACTGGTCAATACTTCGGTGGGGGTTTCTTCTGTTGATGAAAACTACCTGAACGTAGCGAAGGTGCTACGATTGAGCGTGGGTAAAAAGATCATGAAAGTGGTCCTTCCCGCAGCCGTCCCACTGATTTTTACTGGGCTAAGAATTACGGTATCTGTTTCCTGGATGGTATTGATCGCTGTAGAGTGGCTGAGCCAAAGTCCCGGACTCGGAGGATTCGTTCGTGAAGAATTCCAAAACGGATCCAGCAGCTCCAACGCAAAAATCATGGTCGCCATGTTCGTAATCGGGATCATCGGATTCCTGCTGGATAAACTCATGGCCACCATCCAGGGCATGGTAAGCTTTGAAGACAGACAAAAAGCATCGCCGATGATGATCGTTCGCAACCTATTTGTCAAAAACAAACAAGCAGCATAA
- a CDS encoding CmpA/NrtA family ABC transporter substrate-binding protein, with protein sequence MKKQKLLTFFVWMMMVVICVISGCSGESSTSSTASEETAEPSLDIEKPQLTFGFIKLTDMAPLAIAKELGYFEEEGLYVTIEAQANWKNVLDRVIDGQLDGSHMLAGQPIAAQAGFGRQASLQTPFSMDLNGNGITVSNEVWSMMKPNVTKDANGKPVHPIKADAIKPVVESYKADGKPFKMGMVFPVSTHNYEIRYWLAAAGIHPGMYTADNIQGQVDADVLLSVTPPPQMPATLEAGTIYGYCVGEPWNQQAVFKGIGVPVTTNYDVWKNNPEKVFVMTKQFMDENPNTAIAVTKALIRAGKWLDNPANRPEAVGILSMPDYVGADSAVIANSMTGTFEFEKGDKREMPDFNVFYKYNATYPFYSDAIWFLTQMRRWGQIPEAKPASWYHETAKNVYRPDIWKQAAELLVAEGKIPASDIPDTDGYKPATSEFIDGNAFDAKDPIAYINSFKIGNKDVEATAGM encoded by the coding sequence ATGAAAAAGCAAAAATTACTAACCTTTTTCGTGTGGATGATGATGGTCGTCATCTGCGTGATCAGTGGCTGTAGCGGTGAATCTTCTACCTCAAGTACGGCATCAGAGGAAACAGCAGAACCCTCACTGGACATTGAAAAACCACAGCTTACTTTCGGCTTCATCAAGTTGACGGATATGGCTCCTTTGGCCATTGCCAAAGAGCTAGGCTACTTCGAAGAAGAAGGGCTTTATGTAACGATTGAAGCACAAGCCAATTGGAAAAATGTATTGGATCGTGTGATTGACGGACAGTTGGATGGCTCTCACATGCTGGCGGGGCAGCCTATTGCAGCTCAGGCGGGATTCGGCCGACAAGCTTCCTTACAGACGCCTTTCTCTATGGACCTGAACGGAAACGGCATCACCGTATCTAACGAAGTATGGTCCATGATGAAGCCTAATGTAACGAAAGATGCCAACGGAAAGCCGGTTCACCCGATCAAAGCAGATGCTATCAAGCCTGTAGTTGAGTCATACAAAGCAGATGGTAAGCCATTCAAAATGGGCATGGTCTTTCCGGTATCTACACACAACTACGAAATCCGATACTGGCTGGCTGCTGCTGGCATTCATCCTGGGATGTATACCGCAGATAACATCCAGGGACAGGTGGATGCAGACGTATTGCTTTCTGTAACACCTCCACCACAGATGCCTGCGACTTTGGAAGCAGGAACAATTTACGGCTACTGCGTGGGTGAGCCATGGAATCAGCAGGCGGTTTTCAAAGGCATTGGCGTGCCTGTCACAACGAACTACGACGTTTGGAAGAACAATCCTGAGAAAGTATTTGTGATGACCAAACAGTTCATGGACGAGAACCCTAATACCGCCATTGCAGTCACTAAAGCTTTGATCAGAGCTGGAAAATGGCTGGACAATCCTGCTAACCGACCTGAAGCAGTAGGCATACTTTCCATGCCTGATTACGTAGGAGCAGACTCTGCAGTAATCGCGAATTCCATGACGGGAACTTTCGAGTTTGAGAAAGGTGACAAGCGAGAAATGCCTGATTTCAACGTATTCTACAAATACAATGCCACCTATCCATTCTATTCTGATGCCATTTGGTTCCTGACACAAATGAGAAGATGGGGACAGATCCCAGAAGCCAAGCCTGCATCCTGGTACCACGAAACTGCCAAGAATGTTTACCGACCTGATATCTGGAAACAAGCCGCTGAATTGCTGGTCGCCGAAGGTAAAATTCCTGCTTCGGACATCCCGGATACGGACGGCTATAAGCCAGCTACATCAGAATTCATCGATGGCAATGCTTTCGACGCAAAAGACCCTATCGCTTACATCAACAGCTTCAAGATCGGCAACAAAGATGTCGAAGCCACTGCTGGCATGTAG
- a CDS encoding ABC transporter ATP-binding protein, which translates to METIVEIAAPVDVIVKEEVQDVATEKPVMLDIVNLAKVYPTPKGPYVVLEGLDLKIRESEFICIIGHSGCGKSTLLSMIAGLNEISDGTITLNGSEIVGPGPDRGVVFQAPSLFPWMSTLDNVLLGVKQVFPHGSKQEQIDIAKYYLARVGLEDAFHKKAADLSQGMQQRVGIARAFALKPKILLLDEPFGMLDSLTKNELQQVLIDVVQQEQITAIMVTHDVDEAIFLADRVVMMTSGPYAKIGKDQPIGFHRPRNKVEVMEDPNYYKERDVLIDFLNH; encoded by the coding sequence ATGGAAACTATAGTAGAAATAGCTGCCCCTGTTGATGTAATAGTAAAAGAAGAAGTGCAGGATGTAGCGACTGAAAAGCCGGTCATGCTGGACATTGTCAATCTGGCCAAAGTCTATCCTACTCCCAAAGGTCCCTATGTGGTTTTGGAAGGGCTTGACCTGAAAATCAGAGAAAGTGAATTCATCTGCATCATCGGGCATTCCGGATGTGGGAAATCCACGTTGCTGAGCATGATTGCCGGGCTTAATGAAATCTCCGATGGCACCATCACCTTGAATGGTAGTGAGATCGTTGGTCCCGGACCGGATCGAGGGGTCGTTTTTCAGGCACCCAGCTTATTTCCCTGGATGAGTACATTGGATAATGTTCTCCTCGGTGTAAAACAGGTTTTTCCTCATGGAAGTAAACAAGAACAGATCGACATTGCCAAGTATTATCTTGCCCGTGTAGGCCTGGAAGATGCTTTCCATAAAAAGGCTGCAGACCTTTCTCAAGGCATGCAACAGCGGGTTGGTATCGCCAGGGCTTTTGCCTTGAAGCCAAAGATCTTATTACTGGACGAGCCTTTTGGCATGTTAGATTCCCTCACCAAGAATGAATTGCAGCAGGTACTGATCGATGTGGTCCAACAAGAGCAGATCACTGCCATTATGGTCACGCACGATGTGGATGAGGCCATTTTCCTGGCGGATCGTGTGGTGATGATGACCAGCGGACCCTACGCTAAAATTGGCAAGGACCAGCCAATTGGTTTCCATCGCCCAAGAAACAAGGTAGAGGTGATGGAGGATCCCAACTATTACAAAGAACGAGATGTACTGATTGACTTTTTGAATCACTAG